A window of Streptomyces puniciscabiei genomic DNA:
GCCTCACCGTACCGCGCCGCCTCGGCGGGGCTGCCGTGCGCGGCGGCCCCGATGCGGGCGGCCGCAGCGGCGGCGGAAGCGGTGCTCCGGCCGCCCACCATGACCTCGTGCCCTGCCCGTACCCAGGCCCCGCCCAGTGCCTGTGCCATGGCGCCCGTGCCGAGAATGCCGATGCGCATCGTCCTGCTCCTGTTCGCGTCGTGGAAAGTCATGACCTGGACGCTAGGCGAGCCGATGCACACCGTCCGGTAGGCATCGGCGGGGGCAGGATGTGTGTATGAGAGAGATGGATGGGGACGGAGACGATCTGGGCGGGGCACCGTTCGCGGCGGACTGCCGGGCTCGGATCGCCATCGAGGTGCTGGCCAACCGCTGGGACAGCGTGGTCATCTACGTCCTCGGCGAATCGGGCCCGATGCGGCCGCGCGCGCTGCTGGACCGGATCGGCGGGATCAGCTCCAAGGTGCTCAACGAGGCGCTGCGGCGGCTGGAGTACAACGGCCTGGTGCGGCGGCGTCGTTACGCCGAAGCGCCGCCTCGCGTCGACTACGCCCTGACCGAGGCCGGCACCGCCCTGCTCGTCCCGATCCGCGCCCTGGGCGCCTGGGCAGCGGCCTACGGAGACGATGTGCTGGCGGCACAGGACTGCTTGCACCGGCGCCAACACGTCTCGGACGGTCCAGCCGGATGACGACCCGTAGGGCACGTCCTGGCCCAGATACGAGCCGCACGGTTCTACCCCGCTGAGTGCACGGTCTCTGCGGCCCGCCGCTCGTGGTTCGTCTCCGGGCCCGCCCCGACCGCGGCCCGCTCAGAAGTCGTAGCGGACATAGGTGCCTTCGGGCCGGCAGGCGATCCGGTCCGAGCCCCAGCAGTGGAGCATCGGCCCAACGCGGGGAATCCATCGAGACCTTCGGAACCGCGGAGCCAACCCGAGGGCATTTCGAACGAGCCCAGGAGCGCTACGACGCACGGCACTCGGGCTCGGCAGGGCTGTGTGGGACATGCCTCGCTGGTCAGTGTGGTGCAGGCCCCGTTGAAGGATACCGATGGGGCGAACACGGTGATCGCCT
This region includes:
- a CDS encoding winged helix-turn-helix transcriptional regulator, coding for MREMDGDGDDLGGAPFAADCRARIAIEVLANRWDSVVIYVLGESGPMRPRALLDRIGGISSKVLNEALRRLEYNGLVRRRRYAEAPPRVDYALTEAGTALLVPIRALGAWAAAYGDDVLAAQDCLHRRQHVSDGPAG